One window from the genome of Cryptomeria japonica chromosome 6, Sugi_1.0, whole genome shotgun sequence encodes:
- the LOC131876485 gene encoding uncharacterized protein LOC131876485, translating into MTISSEEAESDEQINQAPNKKGVFARIVRENKEEKKKQTENEPPQKTPKITILHKQKPKADEQSEPEAKRRTEKKIPKELYDKLEVRKLHAQTLDRQIKELESNIQLVGDKESVKLDEENVNTDPPASTPPITTKLASESNFGTEDTQNPLESNVHDEEVDIVKDKDTEDKVSNDAPKVSEAPSGEATGA; encoded by the exons ATGACTATTTCTTCAGAGGAGGCTGAATCTGATGAACAGATCAACCAAGCTCCAAACAAGAAAGGTGTATTTGCTAGGATTGTGagagaaaataaggaagaaaaaaaGAAGCAAACAGAGAATGAGCCTCCCCAAAAGACTCCCAAAATCACAATTTTACATAAGCAGAAGCCTAAGGCAGATGAGCAATCTGAACCGGAAGCAAAGAGAAGAACTG AGAAAAAAATTCCTAAGGAGTTGTATGATAAGTTAGAGGTCAGGAAATTGCATGCACAAACTTTGGACCGACAAATAAAGGAATTAGAATCG AATATACAATTAGTAGGGGACAAGGAATCGGTAAAATTAGATGAGGAGAATGTAAATACTGATCCACCAGCTAGCACTCCACCAATTACTACAAAACTGGCTAGTGAGTCCAATTTTGGTACTGAGGATACTCAGAATCCCCTGGAATCCAATgtacatgatgaagaggtagatATTGTAAAGGATAAGGATACTGAGGATAAGGTCTCAAATGATGCACCAAAAGTGAGtgaggcaccaagtggcgaagccaccggtgcataG